The following proteins are co-located in the Clostridiales bacterium genome:
- a CDS encoding AraC family transcriptional regulator, translating into MSEYDQFVNYFIEMSPKCDRIITRKAEVNSRKGVFYLYKKYQPNHLYQNNITMVSCPDFNFAVHYAEQMNQTIPEFLHRHDLYEIYYVTDGSMQCWCAGESLHLYKGDLLFLGKNLDHHMIYNPSNQGEYFVLIFDVEPRTQGGLKTTYATSDTSMEYCELEGVLKRIDKEKYVLSPKKLFADSLITSLYEEQTNRQMGWNSVTGTLYYQFFVKALRLLAPEPSRIQNLSGYMNVALTATKYIHANYSDEITLEEIASLLNVTPRHINRLFQDMFGTPFARTVNIIRMHYSKQYLVSTDKSIELIADQVGLPSSKALTKLFKDQEGITPVEYRFQHRKNIQK; encoded by the coding sequence ATGTCCGAATATGACCAGTTTGTTAATTATTTCATTGAAATGTCACCAAAGTGTGATAGGATAATAACTAGAAAAGCAGAAGTGAACTCACGGAAAGGAGTTTTTTATTTGTATAAAAAATACCAACCAAATCATTTGTATCAAAACAATATAACTATGGTATCCTGCCCTGACTTTAATTTTGCGGTACATTATGCAGAACAGATGAATCAAACAATTCCTGAATTTCTCCACCGTCATGATCTATATGAGATCTATTATGTTACAGATGGCTCAATGCAGTGCTGGTGTGCAGGAGAGTCCCTGCACCTTTACAAGGGAGATCTTTTGTTCCTGGGCAAAAACCTTGATCATCATATGATTTACAACCCCTCCAATCAGGGAGAATACTTTGTGCTTATTTTTGATGTCGAACCAAGAACTCAAGGCGGGTTAAAAACTACCTATGCTACTTCTGATACCAGTATGGAATATTGCGAACTGGAGGGAGTTCTAAAACGAATTGATAAAGAGAAATACGTTCTTTCTCCCAAAAAGCTTTTTGCAGACTCGTTGATTACTTCGTTATATGAAGAACAGACAAACAGGCAGATGGGGTGGAACTCTGTTACGGGAACGCTTTATTATCAATTTTTTGTAAAGGCCTTGCGATTATTAGCGCCGGAACCTTCCAGAATTCAAAACCTCTCAGGATACATGAATGTTGCATTAACAGCAACAAAATATATCCACGCAAATTACTCCGATGAGATCACACTTGAAGAAATAGCTTCCCTTCTCAATGTAACACCTCGCCATATTAATCGTCTTTTCCAAGACATGTTTGGGACACCCTTTGCCAGAACGGTTAATATTATCCGGATGCATTATTCCAAGCAATATCTGGTCAGTACCGATAAGTCCATTGAATTGATCGCAGATCAAGTGGGACTCCCCTCGTCAAAAGCACTCACAAAGCTTTTTAAGGATCAAGAAGGAATTACGCCTGTGGAATACAGGTTTCAGCATAGAAAAAATATACAAAAATAG
- a CDS encoding DUF4062 domain-containing protein: MKKKLQVFISSTYTDMIEERQAAVEEILAKGHIPAGMELFTAGDESQLNVIKKWIDESDVYLLILGGRYGSIEPSTNKSYIQLEYEYAIKTKKPYFSIVIKDYALDEKVKKIDKSVLELDNPQKYKEFASKVKSKVCCFFEDTKDIKIAISNKLSEYEHQENITGWISGREVKSNEKYADEILKLILENKKDKEKIINLENKLAESNKKATNEKTVKTVREKFDKRVERVLGLIRAEQQDPSYDDTISWSEHDESFEMYAPDGEFSYYFVYKDTKKTDIEYVLIISIDGQSSSNVEGLLADIRLMIESHKDIGGTMTYKYVIASLQINDSLEAKCFEYFNSALAKAKVENDGLFSFEIWNDGKLSLIEEELGLKVKL; the protein is encoded by the coding sequence ATGAAAAAAAAACTACAGGTGTTTATCTCTTCAACCTATACAGATATGATTGAAGAAAGGCAAGCAGCAGTTGAAGAAATATTAGCAAAAGGGCATATACCAGCAGGAATGGAGCTTTTTACAGCTGGTGATGAGAGTCAGTTAAATGTTATCAAAAAATGGATAGATGAATCAGATGTTTACTTGTTAATTTTAGGTGGACGATATGGAAGTATTGAACCCTCAACAAACAAAAGCTATATTCAACTAGAATATGAGTATGCAATTAAGACAAAGAAGCCTTATTTTTCGATTGTAATTAAAGACTATGCACTAGATGAAAAAGTAAAAAAAATAGATAAAAGTGTATTAGAATTAGATAATCCACAAAAGTATAAGGAATTTGCATCAAAAGTTAAAAGCAAAGTTTGTTGTTTCTTTGAGGATACAAAAGATATAAAAATAGCTATCTCGAATAAACTGTCTGAATATGAACACCAAGAAAATATAACTGGTTGGATATCCGGCAGAGAAGTGAAGTCAAATGAAAAATATGCGGATGAAATATTAAAACTTATCCTTGAAAATAAAAAAGACAAAGAAAAAATAATTAATTTGGAGAATAAACTAGCTGAATCAAATAAAAAAGCTACAAATGAAAAAACTGTAAAAACAGTGAGAGAGAAATTTGATAAAAGAGTAGAACGGGTATTAGGCCTAATAAGAGCCGAGCAACAAGACCCCTCATATGATGATACGATTAGTTGGAGTGAGCATGATGAATCATTTGAAATGTATGCTCCAGATGGAGAATTTAGTTATTACTTTGTCTATAAAGATACTAAAAAGACAGACATTGAATACGTATTAATTATTTCAATTGATGGACAATCATCTAGCAACGTTGAGGGATTGCTTGCTGATATAAGACTTATGATAGAATCCCATAAAGATATTGGGGGTACAATGACATATAAGTATGTTATTGCCTCATTGCAAATTAATGATAGTCTGGAAGCTAAATGCTTCGAGTATTTTAATTCTGCATTAGCGAAAGCAAAAGTCGAAAATGATGGTTTATTCAGTTTTGAAATCTGGAATGACGGAAAATTGTCACTCATTGAAGAAGAATTGGGTCTTAAGGTGAAACTATAA
- a CDS encoding zinc-binding dehydrogenase has product MAKMKQLWFVEKGKVDLLEVEVPEVKANQVKVKIAYAALCATDVHQVTMGVLGAVPPMALGHEASGVIEEISIEAMKAGYQLGDHVALFPVTNCGNCEWCKKGMTQYCINAQTTGAFAEYAVVDISAIFKIPKEADLKKYALVEPTNCTLRAMDLSPIKHGSTVAIAGIGGIGSIMLNQILLSGAAKITAIDPVPEKRKLALAMGASYAIDPFKEDVMQRSMEITDGIGFDTVFEMSGSPKAAETPLKILARCGTAVYFAVFPPEYEMPLNLYELYMKEGRIQTVFTTTHIMHRSIHMIERMQTDKIIGKIMPLRDAVESFEVFHQSIYPKILLDCSEV; this is encoded by the coding sequence ATGGCCAAGATGAAACAGCTATGGTTTGTCGAAAAAGGTAAAGTTGATCTTTTGGAGGTGGAAGTTCCAGAAGTAAAAGCAAATCAGGTAAAAGTCAAGATTGCGTATGCCGCACTGTGTGCCACAGATGTGCATCAGGTGACAATGGGCGTCCTTGGCGCCGTTCCTCCTATGGCACTGGGACACGAGGCCTCGGGAGTGATTGAGGAGATCAGCATAGAAGCGATGAAAGCGGGATACCAGCTGGGCGATCACGTTGCTCTGTTTCCTGTAACAAACTGTGGAAACTGTGAGTGGTGCAAGAAAGGGATGACACAATATTGTATCAATGCACAGACAACAGGCGCCTTTGCTGAATATGCAGTTGTGGATATCAGTGCGATTTTCAAGATTCCGAAGGAAGCAGACCTGAAGAAGTATGCCCTTGTGGAACCGACAAACTGCACCCTTAGAGCAATGGATCTGTCACCGATCAAGCATGGGTCTACCGTGGCGATTGCGGGAATTGGAGGAATCGGTTCTATCATGTTAAATCAGATCCTGCTTTCCGGCGCCGCAAAGATTACAGCCATCGATCCCGTCCCGGAAAAAAGGAAGCTGGCACTTGCAATGGGGGCATCCTATGCCATTGATCCCTTCAAGGAAGATGTTATGCAAAGATCTATGGAGATTACGGATGGCATCGGCTTTGATACCGTATTTGAAATGTCTGGCTCACCAAAAGCAGCGGAGACTCCTTTGAAGATTCTTGCCAGATGCGGGACGGCAGTCTACTTTGCTGTCTTTCCGCCGGAGTATGAAATGCCGCTCAATCTATATGAATTATATATGAAAGAAGGAAGGATACAGACCGTCTTTACAACAACACATATCATGCACCGTTCCATTCATATGATCGAACGGATGCAGACAGATAAAATTATCGGAAAAATCATGCCCCTTAGAGATGCAGTGGAAAGCTTTGAAGTTTTTCACCAATCCATTTATCCCAAAATTCTGCTCGACTGCAGTGAGGTTTAA
- a CDS encoding recombinase family protein, which translates to MRIGYVRVSTIEQNTARQEVMMQELGVDEVYIDKLSGKNIDRPELKKMMEYVRKGDTVIVESISRFARNTRDLLELIERLKEKGVEFVSKKESIDTTTPTGKFMLTVFAAVSELERDYLLQRQAEGIAIAKEQGKYKGRKKIENDKFEKVYTDWKAGSITAVRAMELLGMKRNTFYRRVNEHEMKEGK; encoded by the coding sequence ATGAGAATAGGATACGTAAGAGTCTCGACCATTGAACAGAATACGGCTAGGCAAGAGGTAATGATGCAAGAGTTAGGTGTAGATGAAGTCTACATTGACAAACTAAGCGGAAAAAATATCGACAGGCCAGAGCTTAAAAAGATGATGGAATACGTAAGAAAAGGGGATACCGTCATCGTTGAAAGTATCAGCCGCTTTGCAAGGAATACCAGAGACCTATTGGAACTCATTGAAAGGCTGAAGGAAAAAGGAGTTGAGTTTGTCAGTAAGAAAGAAAGCATAGATACCACAACTCCAACAGGAAAGTTCATGCTTACTGTGTTCGCTGCTGTTTCTGAATTAGAAAGGGACTACTTATTGCAGAGACAAGCTGAGGGTATTGCCATAGCAAAGGAACAGGGAAAATATAAAGGCCGGAAGAAGATTGAAAATGATAAGTTTGAAAAGGTATATACTGACTGGAAAGCAGGGAGCATCACTGCAGTAAGGGCTATGGAACTATTAGGGATGAAAAGAAATACTTTTTACAGGCGAGTAAACGAGCATGAAATGAAGGAGGGTAAATGA